One genomic segment of Labeo rohita strain BAU-BD-2019 chromosome 14, IGBB_LRoh.1.0, whole genome shotgun sequence includes these proteins:
- the LOC127176255 gene encoding tripartite motif-containing protein 16-like isoform X1: MAEARVSQDEFLCPVCLDLLKDPVTTSCGHSYCKSCITGCWDQEDQMRVYSCPQCRQTFSPRPALARNTMLAEVVEKLKKTKLPADCYAGAGDVQCDVCTGRKYKAVKSCLMCLESYCQTHFDRHEEFHSRKPHKVTDATGRLQEMICQKHEKILEVFCRTDQKCICVLCTIIEHKNHDIVSAAEQRTEKQKQLKETQKTFQQRIQQREKDLQQLREAVESHKRSAQTAVEDSERIFTELIRSIERSRSELIRLIRDQEKRAVSRAEGRLERLEQEINDLRRRDTELEQLSHTQDHIQFLQSFQSLSAPPESTDVNDDPFSSLVSFDGLRESVHQLRDKLEDFCKEELKKISDRVTFTNIVPRTRNDFLQYSHQLTLDLNTAHKHLRLSENNRVITFTDTDQSYPDHPDRFDYYWQVLCRESVCGRCYWEIEWSAGDGVFISVSYKSISRKGSGRECLFGYNDQSWSLFCSPSSYSFRHNDTVTDLPVKSIIRRIGVFVDHSAGTLSFYSVSDTMSLIHTVQTTFTQPLYPGFNVNYIGSSVKLC, from the exons ATGGCAGAAGCAAGAGTTTCTCAGGATGAGTTCTTGTGTCCAGTGTGTCTGGATCTCCTGAAGGATCCAGTGACCACTtcctgtggacacagttactgtaagagctgtattacaggctgctgggatcaggaggatcagatgagagtctacagctgccctcagtgcagacagaccttcagtCCAAGACCTGCTTTAGCTAGAAACACCATGCTGGCTGAAGtggtggagaaactgaagaagaccaaacttcctgctgactGTTACGCTGGAGCTGGAGATGTGCAGTGTGACGTCTGTACTGGAAGAAAATACAAAGCCGTCAAGTCCTGTCTGATGTGTCTGGAATCTTACTGTCAAACTCATTTTGACCGTCATGAGGAGTTTCATTCACGTAAGCCACACAAAGTGACTGATGCCACTGGACGACTGCAGGAGATGATCTGCCAGAAACATGAGAAGATCCTTGAGGTTTTCTGTCGCACTGAtcagaaatgtatatgtgtgctgTGTACGATTATTGAACATAAAAACCATGACATTGTATCAGCTGCAGAACAGAGGACAGAGAAACAG AAGCAGCTGAAGGAGACGCAGAAGACGTTCCAGCAGAGAatccagcagagagagaaagatcttcagcagctgagagaggctgtggagtctcataag cgctctgcacagacagcagtggaggacagtgagaggatctttactgagctcatccgctccattgagagaagCCGCTCTGAGCTGATACGActgatcagagatcaggaaaaGCGAGCGGTGAGTCGAGCTGAAGGACGACTGGAgcgactggagcaggagatcaatgatctgaggaggagagacactgagctggagcagctttcacacacacaggatcacaTCCAGTTCCTGCAG agtttccagtctctctcagcACCTCCTGAATCTACAGACGTAAATGATGATCCCTTCAGTTCTCTCGTCTCTTTTGATGGTCTGAGAGAATCTGTTCATCAGCTGAGAGACAAACTGGAGGATTTCTGCAAAGAGGAGCTCAAGAAGATCTCAGACAGAG TCACATTCACCAACATTGTTCCCAGGACCAGGAACGACTTCCTACAAT ATTCCCATCAGCTCACTCTGGATCTGAACACAGCACATAAACACCTCCGTCTGTCTGAGAACAACAGAGTGATTACATTCACTGACACAGATcagtcgtatcctgatcatccagacagatttgattattattggcaggtgttgtgtagagagagtgtgtgtggacgctgttactgggagattgagtggagtgCAGGTGATGGTGTgtttatatcagtgtcatataagagcatcagcaggaagggatcAGGTCGTGAGTGTTTGTTTGGatataatgatcagtcctggagtttgttcTGCTCTCCCTCCAGttactcattcagacacaatgATACAGTGACTGATCTCCCTGTAAAGTCCATCATTcgtagaataggagtgtttgtggatcacagtgcaggaactctgtccttctacagcgtctctgacacaatgagcctcatccacacagtccagaccacattcactcagccgctctatcctgggtttaatgttaattatattggatcatcagtgaaactgtgttga
- the LOC127176673 gene encoding LOW QUALITY PROTEIN: uncharacterized protein LOC127176673 (The sequence of the model RefSeq protein was modified relative to this genomic sequence to represent the inferred CDS: inserted 1 base in 1 codon), whose amino-acid sequence MKILKCLIAELIQMYPHLYDPSWRDFKDSEKAVKSQKEIAMKLGVDDLELSKNKMAGARFSQGGFLCAVCLDLLKDPVTIPCGHSYCKSCITGCWDQMGVYSCPRCRQTFRPRPASARNTMLAKVVKKLSKKTKRPADCYAGAGDVQCDVCTGRKYKAVKSCLVCLDSYCQNHLEQHESFFKGKRHNVTDATGRLQEMICQKHEKILEVFCRTDQKCICVLCTIIEHKNHDIVSAEEQRTEKQKQLKETQKTFLQRIQQREKDLQQLREAVESHKRSAQTAVEDSERIFTELIRSIERSRSELIRLIRDQEKRAVSRAEGRLERLEQEISDLRRRDTELEQLSHTPDHIQFLQSFQTLSAPPESTDVNDDVFTSFDDLRESVYQLKDKLEDFCKEELKKISGRVTFTNIVPRTRNDLQYSHQLTLDLNTVNEHLRLSENNRVITFTHRDQPYPDHSDXCGCCYWEIEWSAGVGVYISVSYKSISRKGRGNECFFGYNDQSWSLFCSPSSYSFRHNNIETRLPVTSISSRIGVFVDHSAGTLSFYSVSDTMSLIHTVQTTFTQPLYPGFAVFSDSSVKLSPWRRSEGATETAVVTETPTPTTTTPVLEASTSTTKGLSGSGWCRMGAVLNLRRRSSKACRAAWDQSMQGRRPPSFFLTKKNPAEAGEVDGVMKPLANSSWIYLCIASDSACDSGKTRPLGGVAAGMRSMAQSPGRCGGSWVALVRLKASSRSWYSGARPQYKQRLPRSLLSRSSSDSLVVPSCMGSAVASEEGVDKGGKEVRRLDLQALITLSTRMERSMYCSRERSSSRQANSTWRNDHEGSWLTGQRITENRCTPVILSAVLTVRCSLLISDLLADPNQTVTEEHRTDSVTAEYNCLICTCGRFSFDKGSTTFAGHFHNGVSVNVPLQVLRDSLSAPPESTDVNDDPFISLISFDGLRESVRQLKDKLEDFCKEELKKISDRVTFTNIVPRTRNDFLQYSHQLTPDLNTAHKNLCLSENNRVITGTDTVQSYPDHPDRFDNWYQVLCKECVWGRCYWEIEWSGDQGVFISVSYKSISRKGCGNECFFGYNDQSWILYCSPSSYLFRHKKTKTVLPVTSISSRIGVFVDHSAGTLSFYSVSDTMSLIHTVQTTFTQPLYPGFRVCIGSSVKLC is encoded by the exons ATGAAAATACTGAAGTGTCTAATAGCTGAGCTGATACAAATGTATCCGCACCTGTACGATCCCTCGTGGAGAGACTTTAAAGATTCGGAGAAGGCAGTTAAATCCCAGAAAGAAATTGCAATGAAGCTTGGTGTTGACGACCTGGAGTTAAGCAAAAA TAAAATGGCAGGAGCAAGATTTTCTCAAGGTGGGTTCTTGTGTGCAGTGTGTCTGGATCTCCTGAAGGATCCAGTGACCATtccctgtggacacagttactgtaagaGCTGTATTACAGGCTGCTGGGATCAGATGGgagtctacagctgccctcggtgcagacagaccttcagACCAAGACCTGCTTCAGCTAGAAACACCATGCTGGCTAAAGTGGTGAAGAAACTGAGCAAGAAGACCAAACGTCCTGCTGACTGTTACGCTGGAGCTGGAGATGTGCAGTGTGACGTCTGTACTGGAAGAAAATACAAAGCCGTCAAGTCCTGTCTGGTGTGTCTGGACTCTTACTGTCAGAATCACCTTGAACAGCATGAGAGTTTCTTTAAAGGAAAGAGACACAATGTGACTGATGCCACTGGACGACTGCAGGAGATGATCTGCCAGAAACATGAGAAGATCCTTGAGGTTTTCTGTCGCACTGAtcagaaatgtatatgtgtgctgTGTACAATTATTGAACATAAAAACCACGACATTGTATCAGCTGAAGAACAGAGGACAGAGAAACAG AAGCAGCTGAAGGAGACGCAGAAGACGTTCCTGCAAAGAatccagcagagagagaaagatcttcagcagctgagagaggctgtggagtctcataag cgctctgcacagacagcagtggaggacagtgagaggatctttactgagctcatccgctccattgagagaagCCGCTCTGAGCTGATACGGctgatcagagatcaggaaaaGCGAGCGGTGAGTCGAGCTGAAGGACGACTGGAgcgactggagcaggagatcagtgatctgaggaggagagacactgagctggagcagctttcacacacaccGGATCACATCCAGTTCCTGCAG agTTTCCAGACTCTCTCAGCACCTCCTGAATCTACAGATGTAAATGATGATGTCTTCACATCTTTTGATGACCTGAGAGAATCTGTCTATCAGCTGAAAGACAAACTGGAGGATTTCTGCAAAGAGGAGCTCAAGAAGATCTCAGGCAGAG TCACATTCACCAACATTGTTCCCAGGACCAGGAACGACTTACAAT ATTCCCATCAGCTCACTCTGGATCTGAACACAGTGAATGAACACCTCCGTCTGTCTGAGAACAACAGAGTGATTACATTTACTCACAGAGATCAGCCGTATCCTGATCATTCAG AGTGTGGatgctgttactgggagattgagtggagtgCAGGTGTTGGTGTgtatatatcagtgtcatataagagcatcagcaggaagggacggGGTAATGAGTGTTTCTTTGGatataatgatcagtcctggagtttgttcTGCTCTCCCTCCAGttactcattcagacacaataacATAGAGACTCGTCTCCCTGTGACGTCCATCAGCAGTAGAATTGGAGTGtttgtggatcacagtgcaggaactctgtccttctacagtgtctctgacacaatgagcctcatccacacagtccagaccacattcactcagccgctctatcctgggtttgctgttttttctgattcatcagtgaaact TTCCCCCTGGCGGCggtcggagggagccacagagaccgcggtGGTGACAGAGACCCCCACCCCCACCACCACAACGCCCGTACTGGAGGCGTCCACCTCCACCACGAAAGGCCTCTCGGGATCGGGATGGTGTAGGATGGGTGCGGTGCTGAATCTCCGACGGAGGTCGTCAAAGGCCTGCAGAGCTGCTTGGGACCAG TCGATGCAAGGTCGAAGGCCCCCGTCTTTCTTCTTGACGAAGAAGAACCCTGCTGAGGCTGGCGAGGTGGATGGTGTGATGAAGCCCTTAGCCAACTCCTCCTGGATCTACTTGTGCATAGCCTCCGACTCGGCCTGTGACAGCGGGAAGACGCGGCCCCTGGGAGGGGTGGCCGCTGGGATGAGATCGATGGCGCAGTCCCCGGGTCGGTGTGGAGGTAGCTGGGTAGCTCTGGTACGGCTGAAGGCCTCAAGCAGGTCCTGGTATTCGGGAG CCAGACCGCAGTACAAACAGAGGTTGCCCCGAAGTCTTCTCTCTCGCTCCTCCAGCGATAGTTTGGTGGTACCTAGCTGCATGGGTTCGGCGGTAGCCTCCGAGGAGGGCGTTGATAAAGGTGGTAAGGAGGTTAGGCGACTGGACTTACAAGCTCTCATTACATTATCCACCCGGATGGAGAGATCTATGTACTGCTCCAGGGAAAGATCCTCGTCCCGGCAGGCCAACTCCACCTGGAG GAATGATCATGAGGGAAGTTGGCTTACAGGCCAAAGAATTACAGAAAACAG GTGCACACCAGTTATCCTTTCAGCTGTCCTAACAGTCCGTTGCAGTCTTCTTATATCTGATTTGCTGGCTGatccaaaccagacagttacaGAAGAGCACAGAACCGACTCAGTAACAGCTGAGTACAACTGTCTCATCTGCACCTGTGGCAGGTTTTCATTTGACAAAGGAAGTACAACCTTTGCTGGACATTTTCACAATGGAGTCAGTGTGaatgtcccacttcaggtcctgaGAGAT tctctctcagcACCTCCTGAATCTACAGACGTAAATGACGATCCCTTCATTTCTCTCATTTCTTTTGATGGTCTGAGAGAATCTGTACGTCAGCTGAAAGACAAACTGGAGGATTTCTGCAAAGAGGAGCTCAAGAAGATCTCAGACAGAG TCACATTCACCAACATTGTTCCCAGGACCAGGAACGACTTTCTACAAT ATTCCCATCAGCTCACTCCGGATCTGAACACAGCACATAAAAACCTCTGTCTGTCTGAGAACAACAGAGTGATTACTGGCACTGACACAGTTcagtcgtatcctgatcatccagacagatttgataaTTGGTATCAGGTGTTGTGTAAAGAGTGTGTTTggggacgctgttactgggagattgagtggagtggagATCAAGGTGTgtttatatcagtgtcatataagagcatcagcaggaagggatgTGGTAATGAATGTTTCTTTGGatataatgatcagtcctggattTTGTACTGCTCTCCCTCCAGTTACTTATTCAGacacaaaaagacaaagacTGTTCTCCCTGTGACGTCCATCagcagtagaataggagtgtttgtggatcacagtgcaggaactctgtccttctacagcgtctctgacacaatgagcctcatccacacagtccagaccacattcactcagccgctctatcctgggtttagGGTTTGTAttggatcatcagtgaaactgtgttga